Proteins encoded within one genomic window of Natrinema amylolyticum:
- the hisF gene encoding imidazole glycerol phosphate synthase subunit HisF — protein sequence MVLTKRVIPCIDVDLDEDGNPAVYTGVNFEDLKYTGDPVEMAKAYNESGADEFVFLDITASAEGRETMLDVVERVADEVFIPLTVGGGIRTTEDIKETLRAGADKVSITTGALERPELINEGARAFGSQCIVISVDARRRFDEQGEHYVKVDGESCWFECTKKGGREGTGIDVLEWAAEAESRGAGELFVNSIDKDGTKDGYDLHLTEAVCDTVDTPVIASSGCGGPEDMYDVFTEAGADAGLAASIFHFDEYSIEETKAYLDERGVPVRL from the coding sequence ATGGTACTGACCAAGCGAGTCATCCCGTGTATCGACGTGGATCTCGACGAGGACGGGAACCCGGCGGTCTACACCGGCGTCAACTTCGAGGACCTGAAGTACACCGGCGATCCGGTCGAGATGGCCAAGGCCTACAACGAGTCCGGCGCGGACGAGTTCGTCTTCCTCGACATCACCGCCTCCGCGGAGGGCCGCGAGACGATGCTCGACGTCGTCGAGCGCGTCGCCGACGAGGTCTTCATCCCCCTCACCGTGGGCGGCGGCATCCGGACTACCGAGGACATCAAGGAGACGCTGCGGGCCGGCGCGGACAAGGTCTCGATCACTACGGGCGCGCTCGAGCGGCCCGAACTGATCAACGAGGGCGCGCGCGCGTTCGGCAGCCAGTGTATCGTCATCAGCGTCGACGCCAGACGGCGCTTCGACGAACAGGGCGAACACTACGTCAAGGTCGACGGCGAGTCCTGCTGGTTCGAGTGCACCAAAAAGGGCGGCCGCGAGGGAACCGGAATCGACGTCCTCGAGTGGGCGGCAGAGGCCGAGTCCCGCGGTGCGGGCGAACTCTTCGTCAACTCGATCGACAAGGACGGAACGAAAGACGGCTACGACCTCCACCTGACGGAGGCTGTCTGTGACACCGTCGACACGCCCGTTATCGCCTCGTCGGGCTGTGGCGGCCCCGAAGACATGTACGACGTCTTCACCGAGGCGGGCGCCGACGCCGGCCTCGCGGCCTCGATCTTCCACTTTGACGAGTACTCGATCGAGGAGACGAAGGCCTATCTCGACGAACGCGGCGTTCCCGTCCGCCTCTGA
- a CDS encoding DUF7550 family protein has protein sequence MTDDSEQSADQDTGADVGHDLEAERTTAPMSDYSSRAVLIGTIVALVGAAIVFGIPVLAVGV, from the coding sequence ATGACAGACGACTCGGAGCAGTCGGCGGATCAGGATACGGGTGCCGACGTCGGCCACGATCTCGAGGCCGAGCGGACGACCGCACCGATGAGCGACTACTCGTCGCGAGCCGTCCTGATCGGGACAATCGTCGCGCTGGTCGGCGCGGCGATCGTGTTCGGAATACCAGTACTCGCAGTCGGCGTATAA
- a CDS encoding ribbon-helix-helix domain-containing protein, with protein sequence MPKVEITIPEHLEMQIAQMVERGEFVNREEAIEDLLSTGIKAYKTSGPSDEEEGTGTGGTGFEDDGMMGHDDEYVF encoded by the coding sequence ATGCCGAAAGTAGAGATCACCATACCGGAACACCTCGAGATGCAGATCGCCCAGATGGTCGAACGCGGCGAGTTCGTCAACCGCGAGGAGGCGATCGAGGACCTCCTTTCGACGGGCATCAAGGCCTACAAGACCAGTGGTCCCTCGGACGAGGAGGAGGGTACAGGAACCGGCGGCACCGGCTTCGAAGACGACGGCATGATGGGCCACGACGACGAGTACGTCTTCTAG
- a CDS encoding sulfite oxidase-like oxidoreductase: MPAVSGWRHIYVRPGVGTSMDTTDVTDLYQEFGDERLPPGQRETSEFPVLSKSGTPDWDPETWEFTVTGAVDEELTFSWDEFRELPTVTQRQDFHCVTGWSKFDCEFTGVSFLELAERAGVRDDAVHVMFSALDDYTTDLPLEDCMREEVLFTWAFDGDPLPEDHGGPLRVVTPHRYAYKGAKWVDGVEFLTEPQRGYWERRGYSQTADPWQEERYS; the protein is encoded by the coding sequence ATGCCGGCCGTCAGCGGATGGCGTCACATCTACGTCCGTCCGGGCGTAGGCACGAGTATGGACACGACGGACGTAACGGATCTCTATCAGGAGTTCGGCGACGAGCGGCTACCGCCGGGACAGCGAGAGACGTCCGAGTTCCCCGTCCTCTCGAAGAGCGGGACGCCCGACTGGGACCCCGAGACGTGGGAGTTCACCGTCACCGGCGCGGTCGACGAGGAGCTGACGTTCTCGTGGGACGAGTTCCGAGAGCTACCGACCGTCACCCAGCGACAGGACTTCCACTGTGTGACCGGCTGGAGCAAGTTCGACTGCGAGTTCACGGGGGTCTCGTTTCTCGAACTCGCCGAACGAGCCGGCGTTCGTGACGATGCCGTCCACGTCATGTTCTCCGCGCTCGACGACTACACGACGGACCTGCCCCTCGAGGACTGCATGCGCGAGGAAGTCCTCTTCACCTGGGCGTTCGACGGCGACCCGCTTCCCGAGGACCACGGCGGTCCGCTCCGTGTCGTCACGCCCCACAGGTACGCCTACAAGGGCGCGAAGTGGGTCGACGGCGTCGAGTTCCTCACCGAGCCCCAGCGGGGCTACTGGGAGCGACGCGGCTACTCGCAGACGGCGGACCCGTGGCAGGAGGAACGGTACAGTTAA
- a CDS encoding isochorismate synthase: MDRSSGDGRLAGETEPADGVDLVSRSRELEGVSFSAMLDGSAESRVQWATPGGLELVGRGVAARFAAGGTDRFDRVRTQASRAFDGLAHDGPDAARPRAFGGVSFHDGHEPDPPWTGFEAASFVVPQVLVTRTDDGTWLTAVGTRSDDTDDRLERWHERLTSLPAMRPSGSTPGVAATRRTTSPAQWTDQVETALERIADGRLTKVVLAQSLSVELEGPVDVPATLERLRRRYPNCYRFLIGHEIGGTFFGAPPERLVSKRGRRVETEALAGSVPRGETPAEDEEHVERMRADEKFQHEHGLVADAIREQLAPFARDLTVSEQTIRRLATIQHLQTPIEATLSGDRHVLEIVEALHPTPAVGGVPPDAAWETIRDTETFERGWYAAPVGWFDADGDGEFAVAIRSGIAADGTVTLFAGNGIVADSDPDDEWDEVQLKYRPILDELR; the protein is encoded by the coding sequence ATGGACCGATCGTCGGGCGATGGCCGACTGGCGGGTGAGACGGAGCCGGCTGATGGCGTCGACCTCGTCAGCCGGAGTCGCGAACTCGAGGGAGTCTCTTTCAGTGCAATGCTCGACGGGAGCGCCGAGTCGCGCGTCCAGTGGGCCACGCCCGGCGGTCTCGAACTCGTCGGTCGGGGCGTCGCCGCTCGCTTCGCTGCCGGCGGCACCGACCGATTCGATCGCGTTCGAACGCAGGCGAGCCGCGCATTCGACGGGCTCGCACACGACGGTCCCGATGCGGCCAGACCGCGAGCCTTCGGGGGCGTCTCGTTTCACGACGGCCACGAGCCGGACCCGCCCTGGACCGGCTTCGAGGCGGCCTCGTTCGTCGTCCCGCAGGTGCTCGTCACTCGGACCGACGACGGGACGTGGCTGACCGCCGTCGGTACCCGGAGCGACGATACCGACGACCGCCTCGAGCGCTGGCACGAGCGCCTGACGTCGCTGCCGGCGATGCGACCGAGCGGATCGACGCCCGGCGTCGCCGCGACGCGGCGGACGACCTCGCCCGCCCAGTGGACCGATCAGGTCGAGACCGCACTCGAGCGGATCGCCGACGGCCGATTGACGAAAGTCGTCCTCGCACAGTCCCTCTCGGTGGAACTCGAAGGGCCGGTCGACGTCCCCGCGACCCTCGAGCGTCTGCGCCGCCGGTATCCGAACTGTTATCGCTTCCTGATCGGTCACGAGATCGGCGGCACCTTCTTCGGCGCGCCACCCGAGCGACTGGTCTCGAAACGCGGCCGGCGCGTCGAGACGGAAGCGCTCGCCGGCTCGGTGCCCCGCGGCGAGACACCGGCCGAGGACGAGGAGCACGTCGAACGCATGCGAGCGGACGAGAAGTTTCAGCACGAACACGGGCTCGTCGCGGACGCGATCCGGGAGCAACTCGCCCCGTTCGCGCGCGATCTCACCGTGAGCGAACAGACGATCCGCCGGCTGGCGACGATTCAGCACCTCCAGACGCCGATCGAAGCGACGCTCTCGGGCGATCGCCACGTCCTCGAGATCGTCGAAGCGTTGCACCCGACGCCCGCGGTCGGCGGCGTTCCGCCGGACGCGGCGTGGGAGACGATCCGAGACACGGAGACGTTCGAGCGCGGCTGGTACGCCGCGCCGGTGGGCTGGTTCGACGCCGACGGCGACGGCGAGTTCGCGGTCGCTATCCGCTCGGGCATCGCGGCCGACGGAACGGTGACGCTCTTCGCCGGGAACGGCATCGTCGCCGACAGCGATCCGGACGACGAGTGGGACGAAGTACAGCTGAAGTACCGACCGATCCTCGATGAACTGCGGTAG
- the menD gene encoding 2-succinyl-5-enolpyruvyl-6-hydroxy-3-cyclohexene-1-carboxylic-acid synthase: MSAPNRATLWGRVLADELANGGLEAVCIAPGSRSTPLTVAFAEHPEIDVYSHLDERSAAYFALGRARRTGEPTALVCTSGTAAANFHPAVMEADQARVPLLVLTADRPPELRDSGANQTVDQVKLYGDAVRWYTELPEPEADERKVRSLRTTAARALSETTGVPPGPVHLNCPFRKPLEPIEVPGDVPDSFAETTAGWGRDGPFVDATGGTRTLADDDHRRLLRALAAADRPLLVAGPADPATLAALEPAAVTELADRLGAPLLADPLSGLRFGPHVGGESERDDGNGGPRTIYGGYDAYIAELPAPDVVLRIGDSPTSKPLRHWLRDANARQFLVDPAGSWREATFTATDLLAAEPEAVVDGLLEALAASGGEIEEIGTDDAWRARFDAAERRHWAIRDEALTADALESDPFEGAILASAVSNAPDPATVFVSNSMPIRDADRFARPRAADLTVLANRGASGIDGIASTALGAGSATDDPLVLVTGDLAFYHDSNGLLAVDRCDVAATIVLLDNDGGGIFHKLPIEEFDPPFTDQFKTPHGVEFEELADAHGLEFERVAPAAFADAYRRSLERPGTQVLAVEFDSDANHRRRDALERRVQNAIGAGSEPERD; this comes from the coding sequence ATGTCTGCACCGAACCGCGCGACCCTGTGGGGTCGCGTCCTCGCCGACGAACTCGCGAACGGCGGCCTCGAGGCCGTCTGTATCGCCCCGGGAAGCCGCTCGACGCCGCTGACGGTCGCGTTCGCCGAGCACCCCGAGATCGATGTCTACTCGCACTTAGACGAGCGCTCGGCGGCCTACTTCGCGCTCGGACGCGCCCGCCGGACCGGCGAGCCGACGGCGCTGGTCTGTACCTCCGGGACGGCCGCGGCGAACTTTCATCCCGCCGTGATGGAGGCCGATCAGGCGCGGGTCCCGCTGCTCGTCCTCACGGCCGATCGGCCGCCCGAACTCCGGGACAGCGGCGCGAACCAGACCGTCGATCAGGTCAAACTTTACGGCGACGCGGTCCGGTGGTATACCGAACTCCCCGAACCCGAAGCCGACGAGCGGAAGGTCCGGAGTCTCCGGACGACCGCCGCTCGAGCGCTCTCGGAGACGACCGGCGTCCCGCCGGGTCCCGTCCACCTGAACTGTCCGTTCCGCAAGCCCCTCGAGCCGATCGAGGTGCCGGGCGACGTGCCCGACTCGTTCGCCGAGACGACGGCCGGCTGGGGGCGGGACGGCCCCTTCGTCGACGCCACCGGTGGAACGCGGACGCTCGCCGACGACGACCACCGACGGCTGCTGCGAGCGCTCGCGGCCGCCGACCGGCCGCTGCTCGTCGCGGGTCCCGCCGATCCGGCGACGCTCGCGGCGCTCGAGCCCGCGGCCGTCACCGAACTTGCCGACCGGCTCGGTGCACCGCTCCTCGCGGATCCGCTCTCTGGACTGCGATTCGGCCCCCACGTCGGCGGGGAGAGCGAACGCGACGACGGAAACGGGGGACCGCGGACGATCTACGGCGGTTACGACGCGTATATCGCCGAGTTACCGGCTCCGGACGTCGTGCTCCGGATCGGCGACTCTCCGACGTCGAAACCGCTCCGTCACTGGCTGCGGGACGCCAACGCCCGACAGTTCCTCGTCGATCCCGCGGGCTCGTGGCGCGAGGCGACCTTTACCGCGACGGACCTGCTGGCGGCCGAGCCCGAGGCTGTCGTCGACGGACTGCTCGAGGCACTCGCGGCTTCAGGCGGCGAGATCGAGGAGATCGGGACCGACGACGCGTGGCGCGCCCGGTTCGACGCGGCCGAACGCCGCCACTGGGCGATCCGCGACGAGGCGCTGACCGCGGACGCGCTCGAGTCCGACCCCTTCGAGGGGGCGATCCTCGCCTCGGCGGTGTCGAACGCGCCGGATCCGGCGACGGTGTTCGTCTCGAACAGCATGCCGATCCGGGACGCCGACCGATTCGCCCGGCCGCGAGCCGCCGACCTGACGGTGCTCGCGAACCGCGGCGCGAGCGGGATCGACGGGATCGCCAGCACGGCACTCGGGGCCGGCAGCGCGACCGACGACCCGCTGGTGCTGGTGACCGGCGATTTAGCGTTCTACCACGATTCGAACGGTCTGCTCGCGGTCGATCGGTGTGACGTCGCCGCTACGATCGTCCTCCTCGACAACGACGGCGGCGGTATCTTCCACAAACTCCCAATCGAAGAGTTCGATCCGCCCTTCACGGACCAGTTCAAGACGCCCCACGGCGTTGAGTTCGAGGAACTCGCCGACGCACACGGCCTCGAGTTCGAGCGCGTCGCGCCCGCGGCGTTCGCGGACGCCTACCGACGGTCGCTCGAGCGACCCGGAACGCAGGTGCTCGCCGTCGAATTCGATTCGGATGCGAATCACCGGCGGCGCGACGCGCTCGAAAGGAGGGTCCAGAACGCGATCGGAGCAGGGTCCGAGCCGGAGCGAGACTGA
- a CDS encoding J domain-containing protein: protein MGETYYDVLEVEPDATRDEIESAYRDRVLETHPDHSDDPDAAERFQRVMTAKSVLTDETERARYDRLGHEAYVGPGDGAAADDSSAASDGSAQSAAGSSRTHSRQTSTGSETGATGKTTTGSGRATGTGTTESDAAGGRTTASGRQTGGQTGNGDTAQTGNHHARQRSKRRRQRSKRRAANGDPFGADESGSSRADTAASGATTETGDPEEAGYSVHDWDDEVDLEWEGPTLDQTAVISLGTVALLYPLFVAASLTPLFSLPINAVVAACTLALIGYLLTMPRIAAVTFGVWSVLFPVGIARFESVELLSLFGLLALAFAWVPLGYAVALWWVLRP from the coding sequence ATGGGGGAGACGTACTACGACGTCCTCGAGGTCGAGCCGGACGCGACCCGGGACGAAATCGAGTCGGCCTACCGCGACCGCGTCCTCGAGACGCATCCGGACCACTCCGACGACCCCGACGCGGCCGAGCGATTCCAGCGGGTGATGACCGCGAAATCGGTGCTCACGGACGAGACGGAGCGCGCGCGGTACGACCGACTCGGTCACGAGGCGTACGTCGGACCCGGCGACGGAGCGGCCGCCGACGACTCGAGCGCTGCGAGCGACGGGTCCGCGCAGTCGGCTGCAGGCTCGAGCCGGACGCACTCCCGGCAGACGTCGACCGGTAGCGAGACGGGAGCCACTGGGAAGACGACGACCGGCTCGGGGAGGGCGACCGGAACGGGAACGACCGAGTCCGACGCGGCCGGCGGACGGACGACCGCAAGCGGCCGACAGACGGGCGGGCAAACCGGGAACGGAGACACTGCTCAGACGGGGAACCACCACGCGCGCCAACGGTCCAAACGCCGCCGCCAGCGATCGAAACGGCGAGCGGCGAACGGCGATCCGTTCGGCGCGGACGAGTCCGGGAGTTCGAGGGCCGACACGGCCGCGTCGGGGGCTACGACTGAGACGGGGGACCCCGAAGAGGCCGGCTACTCCGTCCACGACTGGGACGACGAAGTCGACCTCGAGTGGGAGGGGCCGACGCTCGATCAGACCGCGGTGATATCGCTCGGGACCGTCGCCCTCCTGTATCCGCTCTTCGTCGCCGCGAGCCTGACGCCGCTGTTTTCGCTGCCGATCAACGCGGTCGTCGCCGCCTGTACGCTCGCGCTGATCGGCTACCTGCTGACGATGCCGCGGATCGCGGCCGTGACGTTCGGCGTCTGGAGCGTGCTCTTTCCGGTCGGAATCGCTCGGTTCGAGTCGGTCGAACTCCTCTCCCTGTTCGGCTTGCTGGCGCTCGCCTTCGCCTGGGTTCCGCTCGGCTACGCAGTTGCGCTCTGGTGGGTCTTGCGGCCCTAG
- a CDS encoding 1,4-dihydroxy-2-naphthoyl-CoA synthase: MVSELFDPEKWDPTELNDEFQDITYHRAVDSGTVRIAFDRPDVRNAFRPGTVDELYDALDHAKRQTDVGCILLTGNGPSSKDGGWAFCSGGDQTIRGEDGYQYEGDEERASEQGRLHILEVQRLIRHIPKVVVAVVPGWAVGGGHSLHVVCDLTLASEEHAKFLQTDPDVASYDAGFGSAYLAKQIGQKKAREVFFLGKTYDAEEAAEMGMVNEAVPHEELEETALEWGDRINSKSPTAMRMLKYAFNMTDDGMVGQQVFAGEATRLGYMTDEAKEGRDAFVEGREPDFDDFPWHY, encoded by the coding sequence ATGGTTTCGGAACTCTTTGATCCTGAGAAATGGGATCCCACGGAGCTAAACGACGAGTTTCAGGACATCACGTACCATCGAGCGGTCGACTCCGGGACGGTCCGGATCGCGTTCGATCGGCCCGACGTCCGCAACGCCTTCCGACCCGGAACGGTCGATGAACTGTACGACGCGCTCGACCACGCCAAGCGCCAGACCGACGTAGGCTGTATTCTGCTGACCGGAAACGGGCCATCCTCGAAGGACGGCGGCTGGGCGTTCTGTTCCGGCGGCGACCAGACGATTCGCGGCGAGGACGGGTATCAGTACGAGGGCGACGAGGAACGGGCATCGGAACAGGGACGACTCCATATTCTCGAGGTCCAGCGCCTGATCCGCCACATTCCGAAGGTGGTCGTCGCCGTGGTTCCGGGCTGGGCCGTCGGCGGCGGTCACTCGCTGCACGTGGTCTGCGATCTCACGCTCGCGAGCGAGGAGCACGCGAAGTTTCTCCAGACCGATCCGGACGTGGCGAGCTACGACGCCGGCTTCGGCTCGGCCTACCTCGCCAAACAGATCGGACAGAAGAAGGCCCGCGAGGTCTTCTTCCTCGGGAAGACTTACGACGCCGAGGAGGCCGCGGAGATGGGGATGGTCAACGAAGCGGTTCCCCACGAGGAGTTAGAGGAGACCGCCCTCGAGTGGGGCGACCGCATTAACTCCAAGAGCCCGACGGCGATGCGGATGCTCAAGTACGCGTTCAACATGACCGACGACGGGATGGTCGGCCAGCAGGTCTTCGCCGGCGAGGCGACGCGGCTGGGCTACATGACCGACGAGGCGAAGGAGGGGCGGGACGCGTTCGTGGAAGGTCGCGAGCCGGACTTCGACGACTTCCCGTGGCACTACTGA
- a CDS encoding DUF7350 domain-containing protein, with product MNRRTILRRTTALPAALAVAGCAAPGSEPGESDGSADDGGDGTDSPDVSGTAPIPQIEDPPEAVYLPGHRKSMRVLEPVTAGEYALAPMLSYPHPFWTVTGTDRHRVEPTAGRGVHLMLVCWDRETGVVLPGDAEPRVTITRRGERVTSRQLWPMLSQEMGLHFGDNLTLPADDTYTVSVDLPPLPTRRTGSLADRFTDGGSATFEFAYDRAFREAVVEGIDLLERERWGERGALEPMAHGDGSSNAERPYSALPPAADVPGTRLVESNAAADANADDDLPSSGDAAFVVTLLESDSQLADGEGRYLLVSPRTPYNRVPLVNTSLRAVVRRDGSTVEDLELTQTLDAEVGLHYGRSGADVRPGDSVMLEIESPPQAARHQGYETAFFDMEPLELVVPAA from the coding sequence ATGAACCGACGAACGATCCTCCGGCGGACGACCGCGCTCCCGGCGGCACTGGCCGTCGCGGGCTGTGCGGCACCGGGCAGTGAGCCCGGCGAGAGCGACGGCAGCGCCGATGACGGTGGGGACGGGACCGACTCTCCAGACGTCTCGGGAACCGCCCCGATCCCGCAAATAGAGGACCCGCCCGAGGCGGTCTACCTCCCCGGCCACCGGAAGTCGATGCGGGTCCTCGAGCCGGTCACTGCCGGCGAGTACGCGCTCGCGCCGATGCTCTCGTATCCGCATCCGTTCTGGACCGTCACCGGGACCGACCGACACCGCGTCGAACCGACGGCCGGTCGCGGCGTCCATCTCATGCTCGTCTGCTGGGATCGGGAGACCGGCGTCGTCCTCCCCGGCGACGCCGAGCCGAGAGTGACGATTACTCGGCGGGGAGAGCGGGTCACGTCGCGACAGCTCTGGCCCATGCTCTCCCAGGAGATGGGTCTCCACTTCGGCGACAACCTCACGCTGCCGGCGGACGACACCTACACCGTCAGCGTCGACCTCCCGCCGCTGCCGACGCGGCGGACCGGCTCCCTCGCGGACCGGTTCACCGACGGCGGGTCCGCTACGTTCGAGTTCGCGTACGATCGGGCGTTCCGCGAGGCGGTCGTCGAGGGGATCGACCTGCTCGAGCGAGAGCGCTGGGGCGAACGGGGGGCGCTCGAGCCGATGGCGCACGGCGACGGGAGTTCCAACGCCGAACGCCCGTACTCCGCGCTACCGCCGGCCGCCGACGTTCCCGGCACGCGGCTGGTCGAATCGAACGCAGCGGCAGACGCGAACGCCGATGACGACCTTCCCAGCAGCGGCGACGCGGCGTTCGTCGTCACGCTGCTCGAGTCCGACTCGCAGTTGGCAGACGGCGAAGGGCGATACCTGCTCGTCTCGCCGCGAACGCCGTACAACCGCGTTCCGCTGGTGAACACGTCGCTGCGCGCTGTCGTCCGACGGGACGGTTCGACAGTCGAGGACCTCGAACTGACGCAGACGCTCGACGCCGAGGTCGGCCTCCACTACGGACGATCGGGTGCGGACGTTCGACCGGGCGATTCGGTCATGCTCGAGATCGAATCGCCGCCGCAAGCGGCCCGCCACCAGGGGTACGAGACCGCTTTTTTCGACATGGAACCCCTCGAGCTGGTGGTCCCCGCGGCGTGA
- a CDS encoding 1,4-dihydroxy-2-naphthoate polyprenyltransferase: MSSAEVDISRTKAWLMAARPQTLPAAAAPIIVGTGLAVHEGVFAPLPAVIAFVGAALIQVGTNFANDYYDAVKGADTEDREGFTRVTQSGLISPEQVKLATAVTFGLAILTGTYLVYVGGLPILVVGLVSVFCGWAYTGGPYPLGYHGLGDLFVFVFFGLIAVTGTYYVQAAAVLAEPLATTIPEGTITREAVAASLPVAGLSTAIIIVNNVRDRETDAETGKRTLAVRLGYRWSRIEYVAMLALAYVVPVWFWLRADVGPGALLPLVTLPYAAMVARTVCTRTDGEALNPALEQTGKLLAIYAICFAGGLVAL; the protein is encoded by the coding sequence ATGAGTTCGGCCGAGGTCGATATTTCACGGACGAAGGCGTGGCTGATGGCGGCCCGCCCCCAGACCTTGCCCGCGGCTGCGGCCCCGATCATCGTGGGGACGGGGTTGGCGGTCCACGAGGGCGTGTTCGCGCCGCTGCCGGCGGTGATAGCGTTCGTCGGTGCGGCGCTGATTCAGGTCGGGACGAACTTCGCGAACGACTATTACGACGCGGTCAAGGGTGCCGATACCGAGGATCGCGAGGGCTTTACCCGCGTCACCCAATCAGGGCTCATCTCCCCCGAACAGGTCAAGCTCGCGACCGCCGTGACGTTCGGGCTGGCGATCCTCACCGGTACCTATCTCGTCTACGTCGGGGGGCTTCCGATCCTCGTCGTGGGGCTCGTGAGCGTCTTCTGCGGCTGGGCCTACACCGGCGGTCCCTACCCGCTGGGCTATCACGGGCTGGGCGATCTCTTCGTGTTCGTCTTCTTCGGCCTCATTGCGGTGACGGGAACCTACTACGTCCAGGCCGCGGCCGTCCTCGCGGAGCCGCTTGCGACGACGATCCCCGAGGGGACGATCACGCGCGAAGCCGTCGCGGCGAGCCTGCCGGTCGCCGGGCTCTCGACGGCCATCATCATCGTGAACAACGTTCGCGACCGGGAGACCGACGCCGAGACCGGCAAGCGAACCCTCGCGGTCCGGCTCGGCTACCGGTGGAGCCGTATCGAGTACGTCGCCATGCTCGCGCTCGCCTACGTCGTGCCCGTCTGGTTCTGGCTCCGCGCGGACGTCGGCCCCGGCGCGTTGCTCCCGCTGGTGACGCTCCCCTACGCCGCGATGGTCGCCCGAACGGTCTGTACGCGAACCGATGGTGAGGCGCTCAACCCGGCGCTCGAGCAGACGGGCAAACTGCTCGCGATATACGCGATCTGTTTCGCTGGAGGACTGGTTGCGCTATGA
- a CDS encoding mandelate racemase/muconate lactonizing enzyme family protein translates to MSPNDDLSLEYRSFSLELAEPLETADGAIDSRDGFLVRLVDDAASGDGPGDDPAVGYGEATPLSGWTESREDCEAALERARDAIRTNGPSEALEAVDRQVAARHALALALADLQATRESTPLYRYLGQGPMVGRVPVNATIGDGSPTETAEEARAAVDRGFGSCKLKVGLRSVEEDVERVRRVRETVGDGVELRADANEAWTYEEARSALESFGDLGVSILEQPLPAGALEGHADLRELQTGVSIALDEGLLEHGVDAICDAGAADVVVLKPMALGGIDVARKVAAWLTELDVTPLVTTTIDGVVARTGAVHLAAAIPDVPACGLATGELLATDLGRDPVLLEKGSAVVPQAKGLGVSDVWGDR, encoded by the coding sequence ATGAGTCCGAACGACGATCTCTCCCTGGAGTACCGCTCGTTCTCGCTGGAGCTGGCCGAGCCCCTCGAGACGGCGGACGGGGCGATCGACTCCCGAGACGGCTTTCTCGTCCGGTTGGTCGACGACGCGGCGAGCGGGGACGGCCCCGGCGACGATCCGGCCGTCGGCTACGGCGAAGCGACGCCGCTGTCGGGCTGGACGGAGTCGCGCGAGGACTGCGAGGCGGCCCTCGAGCGCGCACGGGACGCGATTCGAACGAACGGCCCGAGCGAGGCGCTCGAGGCGGTCGACCGGCAGGTCGCGGCCCGACACGCACTGGCGCTCGCGCTGGCGGACCTGCAGGCGACCCGCGAGTCGACGCCGCTGTACCGCTACCTCGGACAGGGGCCGATGGTCGGTCGCGTGCCGGTCAACGCGACGATCGGTGACGGATCGCCGACCGAGACCGCCGAGGAGGCCCGCGCCGCCGTCGATCGCGGCTTCGGCTCCTGTAAGCTGAAGGTCGGCCTCCGGAGCGTCGAGGAGGACGTCGAACGCGTCCGCCGCGTTCGCGAGACCGTCGGCGACGGCGTCGAACTGCGGGCCGACGCCAACGAGGCCTGGACCTACGAGGAGGCCCGGTCGGCGCTCGAGTCCTTCGGCGACCTCGGCGTTTCGATCCTCGAGCAACCGCTGCCCGCGGGCGCGCTCGAGGGCCACGCGGACCTCCGCGAGCTGCAGACCGGTGTCTCGATCGCGCTCGACGAGGGGCTGCTCGAGCACGGCGTCGACGCGATCTGTGACGCCGGCGCGGCGGACGTCGTCGTCCTGAAACCCATGGCGCTGGGCGGGATCGACGTGGCCCGTAAGGTCGCGGCCTGGCTGACTGAACTCGACGTCACGCCGCTGGTGACGACGACGATCGACGGGGTCGTCGCTCGGACGGGCGCGGTCCACCTCGCGGCGGCGATTCCGGACGTGCCGGCCTGCGGGCTCGCGACCGGCGAACTGCTCGCGACCGATCTGGGTCGCGATCCCGTGTTGCTCGAGAAAGGGTCGGCCGTCGTCCCGCAGGCGAAGGGACTCGGCGTCTCGGACGTGTGGGGCGATCGATGA